ACCAAGGAAAAAAGGAGAAGGAGGATACACACCATGGAACGTGTACAAGTCCAGGCAGTTCCCAGGGAAAAAGTCACCAAAAGCCAGCTCAAAGAGCTGCGCAACTCCGGTATGGTTCCCGGGATTGTCTACGGTCAGAAAGATGATGCCGTAGCCATTGCTGTGGACAGCAAAGATATTATTTCTATTTTGCAGTCTGCCGCCGGCACCAACTCACTGGTGGATTTGGCAGTGGAGGGGAACAAAGAAACGGTTATTATTAAGGAACTGGTGGAGGACATCTTTATCCAGGATCGCTTTACCCACGTGGACTTTCTGCGTATTTCACTTAAGGACAAGCTGGAAGTTCAGGTGCCCGTTATCTTCACAGGGGATGCCGTCGGCGTAAAAGAAGGCGGTACGCTGCAACCATTGCTGCGTGAAGTTTCTCTGAAGTGCCTGCCCACTGAAATCCCTGAGAGCATTGAGTTGGATATCAGCAATCTGTCCGTTGGCGAAACTCTGACGGTAGG
This Dethiobacter alkaliphilus AHT 1 DNA region includes the following protein-coding sequences:
- a CDS encoding 50S ribosomal protein L25/general stress protein Ctc, which translates into the protein MERVQVQAVPREKVTKSQLKELRNSGMVPGIVYGQKDDAVAIAVDSKDIISILQSAAGTNSLVDLAVEGNKETVIIKELVEDIFIQDRFTHVDFLRISLKDKLEVQVPVIFTGDAVGVKEGGTLQPLLREVSLKCLPTEIPESIELDISNLSVGETLTVGDLTVPASAELLNEADEAVVSVAAPRMAEEAAEEGEEGAEATEAAPDGADQEAAE